The following proteins are co-located in the Onychomys torridus unplaced genomic scaffold, mOncTor1.1, whole genome shotgun sequence genome:
- the LOC118575315 gene encoding smad nuclear interacting protein 1-like gives MQAALRMMAKQERSWWRLHPTEDALATMEVKQEPLSPEPVDAPASASWSRSPGKRKHKSSGRRSESPRTKRSRSSHYSSVRVKQEREDHARRGREHHQPRKPSERCQGRTGKRERDQHSSGSYQRRSWDERPVSGQGRDGDSQILQAQEEERNFQDARRLRQEHRQQKEGAGGEAQEVIPRPAGNRSKEVPVKEKPSLELSGALLEDTNTFRGVVIKYNEPPEARIPKKRWRLYPFKNDDMLPVMYIHRQSAYLLGRDRLIADIPIDHPSCSKQHAVFQYRLVEHRRADGTAGRTVKPYIIDLGSSNGTFLNHARIEPQRYYELKEKDVLKFGFSSREYVLLHESSDTSEADRKEEEEEEMVSDS, from the coding sequence ATGCAAGCGGCTCTCAGGATGATGGCCAAGCAGGAGCGAAGCTGGTGGAGGCTACACCCGACAGAGGACGCGCTGGCGACCATGGAGGTGAAGCAGGAGCCTCTGAGCCCCGAACCTGTGGACGCCCCAGCCTCTGCTAGCTGGAGCCGGTCCCCAGGCAAAAGGAAACACAAGTCCTCAGGGAGAAGAAGCGAGTCTCCACGGACCAAGAGAAGCCGGAGTTCCCACTACTCCTCGGTCAGAGTGAAGCAGGAACGTGAGGACCATGCACGGAGAGGTCGAGAGCATCACCAGCCCCGGAAGCCATCAGAACGGTGCCAGGGCagaactgggaagagagagcGAGACCAGCACTCCAGTGGTTCCTACCAAAGGAGGAGCTGGGATGAGAGGCCTGTCAGTGGGCAGGGTCGGGATGGAGACAGCCAGATTCTGCAggcccaggaagaagagaggaacttTCAGGATGCCAGGCGCCTCCGCCAGGAGCATCGCCAGCAGAAGGAAGGTGCTGGTGGTGAGGCTCAGGAGGTGATCCCTCGCCCTGCTGGTAACAGAAGTAAAGAGGTGCCTGTTAAAGAAAAACCAAGCCTTGAACTTTCTGGGGCACTTCTTGAGGACACCAATACCTTCCGGGGTGTGGTCATTAAGTACAACGAACCCCCAGAAGCCCGGATCCCCAAAAAACGGTGGCGTCTCTACCCCTTTAAAAATGACGACATGCTTCCGGTCATGTACATCCACAGGCAGAGTGCTTACCTTCTGGGTCGGGATCGCCTCATCGCCGACATTCCCATCGACCATCCCTCTTGCTCAAAGCAGCATGCAGTCTTCCAGTACCGGCTTGTGGAGCACAGGCGTGCCGACGGCACAGCTGGACGGACGGTGAAGCCCTACATCATTGACCTGGGCTCAAGCAATGGAACCTTCTTGAACCACGCGCGTATTGAGCCACAGAGATACTACGAACTGAAGGAAAAGGATGTCCTTAAATTTGGGTTCAGCAGCAGAGAATATGTCTTGCTCCATGAGTCTTCAGACACCTCTGaagcagacagaaaggaagaggaagaggaggaaatggtgTCTGACAGCTAG
- the LOC118575317 gene encoding smad nuclear interacting protein 1-like: MQAALRMMAKQERSWWRLHPTEDALATLEVKQEPLSPEPVDAPASASWSRSPGKRKHKSSGRRSESPRTKRSRSSHYSSVRVKQEREDHARRGREHHQPRKPSERCQGRTGKREGHQHSSGSHQRRSWDERPVSGQGRDGDSQDLQAQKEERNFQDARRLCQEHRQQKEGAGGEAQEVIPRPAGNRGKEVPVKEKPSLELSGALLEDTNTFRGVVIKYNEPPEARIPKKRWRLYPFKNEDMLPVMYIHRQSAYLLGRDLLIADIPIDHPSCSKQHAVFQYRLVEHRRADGTAGRTVKPYIIDLGSSNGTFLNHARIEPQRYYELKEKDVLKFGFSSREYVLLHESSDTSEADRKEEEEEEMVSDS; this comes from the coding sequence ATGCAAGCGGCTCTCAGGATGATGGCCAAGCAGGAGCGAAGCTGGTGGAGGCTACACCCGACAGAGGACGCGCTGGCGACCCTGGAGGTGAAGCAGGAGCCTCTGAGCCCTGAACCTGTGGACGCCCCAGCCTCTGCTAGCTGGAGCCGGTCCCCAGGCAAAAGGAAACACAAGTCCTCAGGGAGAAGAAGCGAGTCTCCACGGACCAAGAGAAGCCGGAGTTCCCACTACTCCTCGGTCAGAGTGAAGCAGGAACGTGAGGACCATGCACGGAGAGGTCGAGAGCATCACCAGCCCCGGAAGCCATCAGAACGGTGCCAGGGCagaactgggaagagagagggacacCAGCACTCCAGTGGTTCCCACCAAAGGAGGAGCTGGGATGAGAGGCCTGTCAGTGGGCAGGGTCGGGATGGAGACAGCCAGGATCTACAGGcccagaaagaagagaggaactTTCAGGATGCCAGGCGCCTCTGCCAGGAGCATCGCCAGCAGAAGGAAGGTGCTGGTGGTGAGGCTCAGGAGGTGATCCCTCGCCCTGCTGGTAACAGAGGCAAAGAGGTGCCTGTTAAAGAAAAACCAAGCCTTGAACTTTCTGGGGCACTTCTTGAGGACACCAATACCTTCCGGGGTGTGGTCATTAAGTACAACGAACCCCCAGAAGCCCGGATCCCCAAAAAACGGTGGCGTCTGTACCCCTTTAAAAATGAGGACATGCTTCCGGTCATGTACATCCACAGGCAGAGTGCTTACCTTCTGGGTCGGGATCTCCTCATCGCCGACATTCCCATCGACCATCCCTCTTGCTCAAAGCAGCATGCAGTCTTCCAGTACCGGCTTGTGGAGCACAGGCGTGCCGACGGCACAGCTGGACGGACGGTGAAGCCCTACATCATTGACCTGGGCTCAAGCAATGGAACCTTCTTGAACCACGCGCGTATTGAGCCACAGAGATACTACGAACTGAAGGAAAAGGATGTCCTTAAATTTGGGTTCAGCAGCAGAGAATATGTCTTGCTCCATGAGTCTTCAGACACCTCTGaagcagacagaaaggaagaggaagaggaggaaatggtgTCTGACAGCTAG